A window from Citrus sinensis cultivar Valencia sweet orange chromosome 3, DVS_A1.0, whole genome shotgun sequence encodes these proteins:
- the LOC102618624 gene encoding FT-interacting protein 7 — MAESCNRKLIVEVCNAKNLMPKDGQGTASAYVIVDFDGQRRRTKTKFRDLNPQWDERLEFLVHDAESMPTEILEINLYNDKKTGKRSTFLGKVKIAGSTFAKVGSESSVYYPLEKRSVFSQIKGEIGLKVYYIDEDPPAPAPEAAAVAEPATKPEAAVADKPPEKAVGEEKKEEKPATVEGKKEEEKPKEEKPPEENTNPKPAEAPPAAAAVAATPVEVQNPPLAQSDKPSNAKDKATVTETKTQELRLNEHELRSLTSDRSRSAYDLVDRMPFLYVRVLKAKRAGNVSNGSLYAKLVIGTHSIKTKSQADKDWDQVFAFDKEGLNSTSLEVSVWSEEKKENEECTENCLGTVLFDLQEVPKRVPPDSPLAPQWYSLESEKLPGNDVMLAVWIGTQADEAFQEAWQSNSGGLIPETRAKVYLSPKLWYLRLTVIQTQDLQPGSGSEPKVRSPELYVKGQLGAQLFKTGRTSVGLSPSSSANPTWNEDLVFVAAEPFEPFLVVTVEDVTNGCSVGHARIQMSTVERRIDDRAEPKSRWFNLVGDETRPYAGRIHLRACLEGGYHVLDEAAHVTSDVRAAAKQLAKSPIGLLEVGIRGATNLLPVKTKDGTRGTTDAYVVAKYGPKWVRTRTILDRFNPRWNEQYTWDVYDPCTVLTIGVFDNGRYKRDEAGKPGKDVRVGKIRVRLSTLDTNRVYLNSYSLTVLLPGGAKKMGEIEIAVRFTCSSWLNLIQAYATPMLPRMHYVRPLGPAQQDILRHTAMRIVTARLARSEPPLGQEVVQFMLDTDTHVWSMRRSKANWFRVVGCLTRAATLARWLDGIRTWAHTPTTILVHVLLVAVVLCPHLVLPTVFMYAFLVVALRFRYRQRVPQNMDPRLSYVDVVGPDELDEEFDGFPTSRPSEVVRIRYDRLRALAGRAQTLLGDVAAQGERLEALFNWRDPRATWIFVVLCLVASLVFYAVPFKLFVLGYGFYYLRHPRFRGDMPSVPVNFVRRLPSLSDQIL; from the coding sequence ATGGCGGAAAGTTGCAATAGAAAGCTGATCGTCGAGGTCTGCAACGCGAAGAACTTGATGCCGAAAGATGGCCAAGGGACGGCGAGTGCCTATGTGATAGTGGACTTCGACGGACAGAGAAGAAGAACGAAGACCAAGTTCAGAGATCTCAACCCGCAGTGGGACGAGAGGCTCGAGTTTCTCGTTCACGACGCGGAGTCCATGCCTACGGAAATCTTGGAGATAAATCTTTACAACGATAAGAAGACTGGCAAGAGAAGCACTTTTCTCGGAAAAGTTAAAATTGCTGGAAGCACTTTTGCGAAAGTTGGATCCGAGAGTTCGGTTTACTATCCCTTAGAGAAGAGGAGCGTTTTTTCGCAGATTAAAGGAGAAATCGGGCTCAAGGTTTATTATATAGACGAGGATCCACCGGCGCCCGCGCCGGAAGCTGCTGCTGTTGCAGAACCTGCAACAAAGCCGGAGGCCGCGGTGGCGGATAAGCCACCGGAGAAAGCTGTAGgagaggagaaaaaagaagagaaaccAGCTACGGTGGAGgggaagaaagaagaagagaaaccTAAAGAAGAAAAGCCACCGGAGGAGAATACAAATCCCAAGCCAGCAGAGGCTCCTCCGGCGGCAGCGGCAGTGGCGGCTACACCGGTTGAGGTGCAGAATCCTCCTTTAGCTCAAAGCGATAAACCGAGCAATGCAAAAGATAAAGCCACAGTAACGGAGACAAAAACTCAAGAGCTTCGCCTTAACGAGCATGAGCTCCGGTCTCTAACAAGCGATCGGAGTCGCAGCGCTTACGATCTGGTTGATCGCATGCCGTTTTTGTACGTTCGAGTGCTCAAAGCTAAGCGAGCCGGTAACGTATCTAACGGCTCGTTGTACGCTAAGCTGGTGATTGGTACTCATAGTATCAAAACTAAAAGCCAGGCTGATAAAGACTGGGACCAGGTTTTTGCATTTGATAAAGAAGGCTTGAATTCGACCTCACTTGAGGTTTCAGTTTGGAGCgaggagaagaaagaaaatgaagagtgCACTGAGAATTGTTTGGGAACGGTGTTGTTTGATTTGCAGGAGGTACCCAAGAGGGTGCCTCCGGATAGTCCTTTAGCTCCACAGTGGTACAGTTTGGAATCAGAGAAGTTACCGGGAAATGACGTTATGCTCGCCGTTTGGATAGGGACTCAGGCTGATGAAGCGTTTCAGGAGGCCTGGCAATCGAATTCCGGTGGGTTGATACCGGAGACTCGAGCCAAGGTGTACCTCTCGCCCAAGCTTTGGTATTTGAGATTAACGGTTATCCAAACCCAAGATTTGCAGCCTGGTTCGGGATCCGAGCCTAAGGTTAGGAGCCCTGAGCTCTATGTCAAAGGTCAGCTTGGAGCCCAACTTTTCAAAACGGGCCGGACTTCTGTGGGGCTTTCCCCATCCAGCTCCGCTAACCCGACTTGGAATGAGGATTTGGTTTTTGTTGCCGCTGAGCCGTTTGAGCCGTTTTTGGTGGTGACTGTTGAGGATGTGACCAATGGGTGCTCTGTGGGCCATGCCAGAATTCAAATGTCAACAGTGGAGCGTAGGATTGATGATCGAGCGGAGCCAAAATCAAGATGGTTCAACTTGGTTGGTGATGAGACACGGCCGTACGCAGGGAGGATACACCTGCGAGCCTGTTTGGAAGGTGGCTACCACGTGTTAGATGAGGCTGCTCACGTGACTAGTGATGTTCGAGCCGCCGCTAAACAGTTAGCCAAGTCTCCTATTGGTTTACTGGAGGTGGGTATTCGAGGTGCCACTAATCTGCTTCCTGTGAAGACTAAAGATGGTACACGTGGCACTACTGATGCTTATGTGGTGGCCAAGTATGGGCCAAAATGGGTCCGTACCCGTACGATCCTCGATCGATTTAATCCACGGTGGAATGAACAGTACACTTGGGATGTCTATGATCCATGTACGGTGCTCACGATTGGTGTATTTGATAATGGACGGTACAAGCGTGATGAAGCAGGGAAGCCAGGGAAAGATGTTAGAGTGGGAAAAATACGTGTACGGCTGTCGACGCTTGACACAAATCGGGTGTATCTCAATTCATATTCCCTCACTGTATTGCTGCCAGGTGGGGCCAAAAAGATGGGAGAGATTGAGATTGCTGTTAGATTTACTTGTTCATCATGGCTAAACTTGATTCAAGCATATGCAACACCAATGCTACCGAGAATGCATTATGTGCGCCCACTGGGTCCAGCTCAACAAGACATACTGCGCCACACGGCTATGCGTATAGTCACGGCTCGGCTCGCACGCTCCGAGCCACCGTTGGGACAGGAAGTTGTTCAATTCATGTTGGATACAGACACACACGTGTGGAGCATGAGGAGAAGCAAGGCTAATTGGTTCCGGGTCGTGGGCTGTTTGACGCGTGCGGCAACTTTGGCGCGTTGGTTGGACGGGATACGCACGTGGGCACACACACCCACTACAATTTTAGTGCACGTGCTGCTGGTTGCAGTCGTGTTATGTCCACATCTAGTGCTCCCCACCGTATTCATGTACGCCTTCTTGGTCGTAGCGTTGAGATTTCGTTACCGCCAAAGGGTCCCACAAAACATGGACCCAAGGCTCTCTTACGTAGACGTGGTTGGCCCTGATGAGCTTGATGAGGAATTCGATGGGTTCCCCACATCACGGCCCTCCGAAGTAGTCCGTATCCGATACGACCGGTTAAGGGCATTGGCAGGGAGGGCCCAGACCTTATtaggtgacgtggcagcacaAGGGGAGAGATTGGAGGCATTGTTTAACTGGAGGGACCCACGAGCCACGTGGATTTTTGTGGTGCTTTGCTTAGTAGCTTCTTTGGTGTTTTATGCGGTGCCGTTTAAGCTGTTCGTCCTCGGTTATGGATTTTATTACTTGCGTCATCCGAGGTTTCGAGGCGACATGCCGTCTGTTCCCGTCAACTTTGTACGGCGACTGCCGTCTCTTTCTGATCAAATTCTCTAA